In Cygnus atratus isolate AKBS03 ecotype Queensland, Australia chromosome 5, CAtr_DNAZoo_HiC_assembly, whole genome shotgun sequence, a single window of DNA contains:
- the ZBTB25 gene encoding zinc finger and BTB domain-containing protein 25 isoform X1, with protein MKPPTTFRQLFWGGEEKRVLLHERQQERSSVTPRSCCCTSAGGKDGPFYFTRRNKARADGSGNFQSRAQLEAGVAWFLLRSAPGRATTAQPPRSFFPPGAAAARRGRPVPVWPSSARLGPARLGGRKHGGSSAHPIRRAGSGRSRAEPGLRFRGHAMDTSSHSVLLLQQLNMQREFGFLCDCTVAIGDVYFKAHRAVLAAFSNYFKMIFIHQTSECIKIQPADIQPDIFSYLLHIMYTGKGPKQTVNQSRLEEGIRFLHADHLSHIAIEMNQVFPSEAVQSSNLYGIQISTAHKTAKERLGAKETLAKPGSRSSAQGDHPQLQLSLAIGLDDSSLDQQVARPTAQPAALVKPAEELPKLSISVKQEKCDSEPVVSQSCTPPSPDVASPIFAKASLRVHLCHYCGERFDSRAGLREHLHTHVSGSLPFGVPASILESSDLGEVQPLVESREAGEGHRLGAFLLKEDEHQLEHPSCGDLEPLQIGQLSLISKDHEPVELNCNFSFSRKRKISCTICGRGFFRKSQLLEHMYTHRGKQPKYGRCQRLESPATPRFRPYGDCESMGKSPILSQDHLDECILESDLIQESVDTILVE; from the exons ATGAAACCGCCAACCACTTTCCGCcagcttttttgggggggagaagaaaagcgGGTATTGCTGCACGAGAGGCAGCAGGAGCGCAGCTCCGTCACACCTCGCTCCTGCTGCTGTACGAGCGCAGGAGGGAAAGACGGGCCCTTTTATTTcaccagaagaaacaaagcacGGGCTGATGGCTCAGGGAACTTTCAGTCAAGGGCACAGCTTGAGGCTGGGGTTGCGTGGTTCCTGTTGCGCTCAGCTCCGGGCCGCGCAACAACCGCGCAGCCCCCGCGGTCATTTTTTCCACCCGGAGCCGCCGCAGCGAGGCGGGGGCGGCCTGTCCCGGTTTGGCCcagctcggctcggctcggcccggcccggcttGGTGGCAGGAAGCACGGGGGGAGCAGCGCCCACCCCATCCGCCGCGCAGGGAGCGGGCGGAGCCGCGCAGAGCCGGGGCTGCGCTTCCGCGG ACACGCCATGGACACGAGCAGCCACAGcgtcctcctgctccagcagctgaacATGCAGCGGGAGTTTGGCTTCCTGTGCGACTGCACAGTTGCCATTGGAGATGTTTACTTCAAAGCCCACAGAGCGGTGCTAGCTgctttttcaaactattttaaGATGATATTTATCCATCAGACAAG TGAATGCATAAAGATTCAGCCTGCAGACATCCAGCCTGACATTTTCAGTTACTTGCTGCATATCATGTACACCGGGAAGGGGCCGAAGCAGACCGTCAACCAGAGCCGGCTGGAGGAGGGCATCCGGTTTCTCCACGCAGACCACCTTTCCCATATCGCCATCGAGATGAACCAGGTGTTCCCCTCAGAAGCCGTGCAGTCTTCAAACCTGTACGGGATCCAGATCTCAACTGCCCACAAAACGGCCAAGGAACGTCTGGGAGCAAAGGAGACGCTGGCCAAGCCGGGCAGCAGGTCTTCTGCCCAGGGCGATCACCcgcagctgcagctctccctcGCCATCGGGCTCGACGACAGCTCCCTTGACCAGCAGGTTGCTCGCCCCACCGCGCAGCCGGCTGCGCTGGTCAAGCCGGCAGAAGAGCTGCCAAAGCTCTCCATCTCCGTAAAGCAGGAGAAGTGTGACTCGGAGCCCGTGGTGTCCCAGAGCTGCACCCCTCCTTCTCCGGACGTGGCCAGCCCCATCTTTGCCAAGGCCAGCCTCAGGGTGCACTTGTGTCACTACTGCGGGGAGCGCTTCGACTCCCgggcggggctgcgggagcaCCTGCACACCCACGTCTCGGGCTCGCTGCCCTTCGGCGTGCCGGCCTCCATCTTGGAGAGCAGCGACCTCGGTGAGGTGCAGCCTCTGGTGGagagcagggaggctggggagggtcACCGCCTTGGGGCCTTCCTCCTCAAAGAGGACGAGCATCAGCTGGAGCACCCGAGCTGCGGCGACCTCGAGCCGCTGCAGATCGGCCAGCTCTCCCTCATCTCCAAGGACCACGAGCCGGTGGAGCTGAACTGCAATTTCTCTTTCTcgagaaagagaaaaatcagttgCACCATCTGTGGCCGCGGGTTTTTCCGGAAGAGCCAGTTGCTGgaacacatgtacacacacagagGGAAGCAGCCCAAGTATGGCCGCTGCCAGCGGCTGGAGAGCCCCGCCACCCCCAGGTTTCGACCTTACGGTGACTGTGAGAGCATGGGGAAGAGCCCCATTTTATCTCAAGACCACCTGGACGAATGTATATTGGAATCTGATCTTATCCAAGAAAGCGTGGATACGATCCTGGTAGAGTAg
- the ZBTB25 gene encoding zinc finger and BTB domain-containing protein 25 isoform X2, whose translation MAPVVPSQRHAMDTSSHSVLLLQQLNMQREFGFLCDCTVAIGDVYFKAHRAVLAAFSNYFKMIFIHQTSECIKIQPADIQPDIFSYLLHIMYTGKGPKQTVNQSRLEEGIRFLHADHLSHIAIEMNQVFPSEAVQSSNLYGIQISTAHKTAKERLGAKETLAKPGSRSSAQGDHPQLQLSLAIGLDDSSLDQQVARPTAQPAALVKPAEELPKLSISVKQEKCDSEPVVSQSCTPPSPDVASPIFAKASLRVHLCHYCGERFDSRAGLREHLHTHVSGSLPFGVPASILESSDLGEVQPLVESREAGEGHRLGAFLLKEDEHQLEHPSCGDLEPLQIGQLSLISKDHEPVELNCNFSFSRKRKISCTICGRGFFRKSQLLEHMYTHRGKQPKYGRCQRLESPATPRFRPYGDCESMGKSPILSQDHLDECILESDLIQESVDTILVE comes from the exons ATGGCACCGGTTGTGCCCAGCCAAAG ACACGCCATGGACACGAGCAGCCACAGcgtcctcctgctccagcagctgaacATGCAGCGGGAGTTTGGCTTCCTGTGCGACTGCACAGTTGCCATTGGAGATGTTTACTTCAAAGCCCACAGAGCGGTGCTAGCTgctttttcaaactattttaaGATGATATTTATCCATCAGACAAG TGAATGCATAAAGATTCAGCCTGCAGACATCCAGCCTGACATTTTCAGTTACTTGCTGCATATCATGTACACCGGGAAGGGGCCGAAGCAGACCGTCAACCAGAGCCGGCTGGAGGAGGGCATCCGGTTTCTCCACGCAGACCACCTTTCCCATATCGCCATCGAGATGAACCAGGTGTTCCCCTCAGAAGCCGTGCAGTCTTCAAACCTGTACGGGATCCAGATCTCAACTGCCCACAAAACGGCCAAGGAACGTCTGGGAGCAAAGGAGACGCTGGCCAAGCCGGGCAGCAGGTCTTCTGCCCAGGGCGATCACCcgcagctgcagctctccctcGCCATCGGGCTCGACGACAGCTCCCTTGACCAGCAGGTTGCTCGCCCCACCGCGCAGCCGGCTGCGCTGGTCAAGCCGGCAGAAGAGCTGCCAAAGCTCTCCATCTCCGTAAAGCAGGAGAAGTGTGACTCGGAGCCCGTGGTGTCCCAGAGCTGCACCCCTCCTTCTCCGGACGTGGCCAGCCCCATCTTTGCCAAGGCCAGCCTCAGGGTGCACTTGTGTCACTACTGCGGGGAGCGCTTCGACTCCCgggcggggctgcgggagcaCCTGCACACCCACGTCTCGGGCTCGCTGCCCTTCGGCGTGCCGGCCTCCATCTTGGAGAGCAGCGACCTCGGTGAGGTGCAGCCTCTGGTGGagagcagggaggctggggagggtcACCGCCTTGGGGCCTTCCTCCTCAAAGAGGACGAGCATCAGCTGGAGCACCCGAGCTGCGGCGACCTCGAGCCGCTGCAGATCGGCCAGCTCTCCCTCATCTCCAAGGACCACGAGCCGGTGGAGCTGAACTGCAATTTCTCTTTCTcgagaaagagaaaaatcagttgCACCATCTGTGGCCGCGGGTTTTTCCGGAAGAGCCAGTTGCTGgaacacatgtacacacacagagGGAAGCAGCCCAAGTATGGCCGCTGCCAGCGGCTGGAGAGCCCCGCCACCCCCAGGTTTCGACCTTACGGTGACTGTGAGAGCATGGGGAAGAGCCCCATTTTATCTCAAGACCACCTGGACGAATGTATATTGGAATCTGATCTTATCCAAGAAAGCGTGGATACGATCCTGGTAGAGTAg
- the AKAP5 gene encoding A-kinase anchor protein 5, translating into MSDALTKKTDNTAQTKRGANMAKAAKEIQMENPKELETQSAGTTCSPSEEQAEKPSMLCFKKRKKSCKKGLTSKDACEGASAASEEKSQCIGTDQGEAKVSAQPRPSRGAWAAIKSLTRPRRRQKSSSRKKVPSDSQVQLEIDAEEGCTQGFPRKKASSGVKMPCVRFSRGKKKRSSSEVVEESEGSVQANEEMGISNKAIEEPEDLAPAEEPSRAEPSSPLPVEEDREDKGTVEEGADAGRKSEPLAESRPDVDEHAEHTTQSQITSSEAVDEHAEHTTQSEITSSEAVDEHAEHTTQSEITSSVAADEPVQEQLPEGSLQQTAVHMEEREVPAEAPVSTEQPNSTPEITEVQEIANICKELPEGDESERNTNLPEECKAEETVMDFSQSAFKDEAASMQSSSSHQEKPEVNMGTCVGIVITVTEAVDSDNNDSDQDYEPTLVLHHNKQKGNKKSSGSFDFGQKEGPEAGSSALAEEKGLGDQGHRTSDQYELLLIETASSLVKAAIQSSIEQLVNEMALEQNKHNSFL; encoded by the coding sequence ATGTCTGATGCATTAACCAAGAAAACCGATAATACAGCACAGACAAAGAGAGGTGCAAATATGGCAAAGGCAGCTAAGGAAATTCAAATGGAGAACCCAAAAGAGCTGGAGACCCAGAGCGCAGGGACAACGTGCTCCCCGTCAGAAGAACAGGCAGAAAAACCCTCCATGCTCTGCTTCAAGAAGCGGAAGAAGTCCTGTAAGAAGGGGCTGACCTCGAAGGATGCATGTGAAGGAGCTTCTGCAGCCTCGGAGGAGAAAAGCCAATGCATCGGCACAGACCAAGGGGAGGCAAAAGTTTCTGCTCAACCACGACCCTCCAGAGGAGCCTGGGCAGCTATTAAAAGTCTCACAAGACCTCGAAGAAGGCAAAAATCCTCTTCACGGAAGAAGGTGCCCTCTGATTCCCAGGTGCAGCTGGAGATAGATGCCGAGGAGGGCTGCACACAAGGTTTCCCAAGGAAAAAGGCAAGCTCAGGTGTGAAGATGCCCTGCGTACGGTTCTCAAGAGGCAAGAAAAAGCGTAGCTCCTCTGAGGTAGTGGAGGAGTCAGAGGGCAGTGTCCAGGCAAACGAAGAGATGGGCATTTCGAATAAAGCCATTGAGGAGCCAGAGGACCTGGCGCCGGCAGAGGAGCCAAGCAGAGCTGAGCCTTCCAGCCCACTCCCTGTGGAGGAGGACCGGGAGGACAAGGGTACGGTAGAAGAAGGGGCTGATGCTGGTAGAAAGAGTGAGCCCTTGGCAGAGTCCAGGCCTGACGTGGATGAACACGCAGAGCACACCACTCAGTCCCAAATCACCAGTTCAGAGGCAGTTGATGAACACGCAGAGCACACCACTCAGTCAGAAATCACCAGTTCAGAGGCAGTTGATGAACACGCAGAACACACCACTCAGTCAGAAATCACCAGTTCAGTGGCAGCTGATGAACCCGTCCAGGAACAGCTGCCTGAGGGGAGTCTGCAGCAAACTGCAGTGCACATGGAAGAGAGGGAAGTCCCTGCCGAAGCACCGGTTTCCACAGAGCAGCCCAACAGCACCCCTGAAATCACTGAGGTGCAGGAAATAGCTAATATCTGCAAAGAGCTGCCTGAAGGGGATGAATCAGAGAGGAACACAAATCTTCCCGAGGAGTGCAAAGCTGAAGAGACCGTAATGGATTTCAGTCAGTCAGCATTTAAAGATGAGGCAGCGAGcatgcagagcagctccagccaccAGGAGAAACCCGAAGTCAACATGGGCACCTGTGTCGGCATCGTCATCACCGTCACCGAAGCCGTGGACTCTGACAACAACGACTCTGACCAGGACTATGAGCCGACCCTGGTTTTGCACCACAATAAgcaaaaagggaataaaaaatcAAGTGGGAGCTTTGATTTTGGTCAAAAAGAGGGCCCtgaggctggcagcagtgctctgGCAGAGGAGAAAGGCCTGGGTGACCAGGGGCACAGGACTTCGGATCAGTACGAGTTGCTCCTCATAGAAACAGCGTCTTCCCTCGTGAAGGCGGCCATCCAGTCATCCATAGAGCAGCTGGTCAACGAGATGGCTCTGGAACAGAACAAACACAACAGTTTCCTGTGA